The nucleotide sequence GCTTCGATGATGTTGCCTGACACGCCTACCGTCGTCCAGCGCTGATGGCCGTTGCTGGATTCGATCAGGACACGGGTTTTGGCGTCGGTGCCCGCCCGCCCGTCGAGAATGCGGACTTTGTAGTCGCTGAGGTGAAAGTTGGCGATCGCGGGATAGAAGTTGGCCAGAGCTTTGCGTAGGGCGCGGTCTAACGCTGAGACTGGGCCATTGCCTTCCGCCGCTTCGAGGATTTCCTGATCGTTAATGGCGACTTTGACCGTGGCCAGCGATCGCGTTTTCCAGTGGGCCTCTGAGGGCAGATTGTCGCAGTGTACTTGAAAGCCCCGCAGCTCAAAAAAGCTAGGTCGCTGGCCGAGTACCTCGCGCATCAGTAACTCAAAGCTGGCTTCTGCCGCCTCAAACTGGTAGCCTTCGTGCTCTAGCTCTTTCAAGCGATTGAGTAGTTGCCGCGAGGCCGTATCTTGTTTGTGGAGTTCGATGCCAAAGTTGCGGGCCTTCGCCAGGATGTTGCTCAGCCCCGATTGATCGGAGACCACAATGCGGCGACGATTGCCGATCGCGTCGGGCGCGATGTGCTCGTAGGTTTTGGGATTCTTTTCAACCGCGCTGACGTGGATGCCGCCCTTGTGGGCAAAGGCGGAGAGGCCGACAAAGGGGGCGTGGTCATCCGGGGCCAGGTTCGCCAATTCGCTGACAAAGCGACTGGTTTCCGTCAATGACTGCAACCGTTCGGGGGGCAGGCAGGGCTGACCTAGCTTGAGCTGCAAATTGGGAATCACGGAACAGAGATTGGCATTGCCGCAGCGCTCACCATAGCCGTTGATAGTACCTTGAACCATCGTGGCTCCCTGCTGCACGGCGGCGATCGCATTCGCCACGGCCATATCGGCATCATTGTGGGTGTGAATGCCCAGTTGGGGCGTCCCCCGCTCCTCGCTGTGATGGGTCTGAGTCTGGAGCCACGCCTGCACGTCCGCGACAATTTGGCCGACCTCGTGGGGCAGGGTGCCGCCGTTGGTGTCGCACAAAACTAGCCACTCGGCTCCTGCTGCGAGGGCACTGCCGAGGGTTTGCAGCGCATA is from Leptolyngbya iicbica LK and encodes:
- the cimA gene encoding citramalate synthase; this translates as MSSPAASADQPAVWIYDTTLRDGAQREGLSLSIEDKLRIAHKLDALGIPFIEGGWPGANPKDVQFFWQLKEEPLQQAEVVAFCSTRRPGKAADTDPMLQAILAAGTHWVTLFGKSWDLHVVEGLQTTLEENLAMIGDTIAFLRSQGRRVIYDAEHWFDGYKANPDYALQTLGSALAAGAEWLVLCDTNGGTLPHEVGQIVADVQAWLQTQTHHSEERGTPQLGIHTHNDADMAVANAIAAVQQGATMVQGTINGYGERCGNANLCSVIPNLQLKLGQPCLPPERLQSLTETSRFVSELANLAPDDHAPFVGLSAFAHKGGIHVSAVEKNPKTYEHIAPDAIGNRRRIVVSDQSGLSNILAKARNFGIELHKQDTASRQLLNRLKELEHEGYQFEAAEASFELLMREVLGQRPSFFELRGFQVHCDNLPSEAHWKTRSLATVKVAINDQEILEAAEGNGPVSALDRALRKALANFYPAIANFHLSDYKVRILDGRAGTDAKTRVLIESSNGHQRWTTVGVSGNIIEASYQAVVEGLEYGLMQQAHPLASCDIPSTQLGDNPSTPVT